A window of the Scleropages formosus chromosome 5, fSclFor1.1, whole genome shotgun sequence genome harbors these coding sequences:
- the LOC108942229 gene encoding dickkopf-related protein 3-like isoform X2: MSPPKVALKHFALLLLPGLLGALASDTPHTPYTPGAKEDLLLQGTGMLKAEEMQHQLEEDQNQVDNDSSRWTQDTHSLPLVYHEENSSLRQPGNESIQPVEKVDKVTHNETSAPHFSGTLIRSSGRGNEISNECTVDKDCEGDHYCQNEVLHSKCLPCKGVQELCTSDAQCCGAQLCVWGQCTENATKGEPGSICQHQRDCGAKLCCAFHKALLPPVCMARPLEHQRCRSHPNHLMAMLSWDQQNEGPLEQCPCAPGLQCQPLGRGSLCLQQQSSSSEEDLMETLYSEIDYII; encoded by the exons ATGTCTCCTCCCAAGGTGGCCTTGAAGCACtttgctcttctcctccttccgGGTCTGCTGGGGGCGCTGGCCTCAGATACCCCCCACACCCCGTACACCCCTGGAGCGAAGGAGGATCTGCTGCTCCAGGGGACAGGGATGCTGAAGGCTGAGGAGATGCAGCATCAGCTGGAGGAGGACCAGAACCAG GTGGACAATGACAGCTCAAGGTGGAcccaggacacacacagccttcctCTTGTTTACCACGAGGAGAACTCTTCTCTCAGGCAGCCTGGAAATGAGTCCATCCAGCCCGTGGAGAAGGTGGATAAG GTAACGCACAATGAGACAAGTGCTCCCCACTTTTCCGGAACCCTGATCCGGTCCAGTGGCCGGGGAAACGAGATCAGTAAT GAGTGCACGGTCGACAAAGACTGTGAGGGGGACCACTACTGCCAGAATGAGGTGCTCCACTCCAAGTGCCTTCCCTGCAAGGGTGTGCAGGAG CTGTGCACCAGTGATGCGCAGTGTTGCGGGGCTCAGCTCTGCGTGTGGGGCCAGTGTACGGAAAACGCCACCAAGGGTGAGCCAGGCTCCATCTGCCAGCACCAGAGGGACTGTGGGGCAAAGCTGTGCTGCGCGTTTCACAAAG CCCTCCTTCCCCCCGTGTGCATGGCCCGGCCATTGGAACATCAGCGTTGCAGAAGCCACCCAAACCACCTGATGGCGATGCTGAGCTGGGACCAACAGAACGAGGGACCGCTGGAGCAGTGTCCATGTGCCCCAGGGCTGCAGTGTCAGCCGCTTGG ACGAGGCTCCTTGTGCCTCCAACAACAGAGCTCATCCAGTGAAGAGGACCTGATGGAGACCCTCTACTCGGAGATAGATTACATCATTTGA
- the LOC108942229 gene encoding dickkopf-related protein 3-like isoform X3, translating into MLKAEEMQHQLEEDQNQVDNDSSRWTQDTHSLPLVYHEENSSLRQPGNESIQPVEKVDKVTHNETSAPHFSGTLIRSSGRGNEISNECTVDKDCEGDHYCQNEVLHSKCLPCKGVQELCTSDAQCCGAQLCVWGQCTENATKGEPGSICQHQRDCGAKLCCAFHKALLPPVCMARPLEHQRCRSHPNHLMAMLSWDQQNEGPLEQCPCAPGLQCQPLGRGSLCLQQQSSSSEEDLMETLYSEIDYII; encoded by the exons ATGCTGAAGGCTGAGGAGATGCAGCATCAGCTGGAGGAGGACCAGAACCAG GTGGACAATGACAGCTCAAGGTGGAcccaggacacacacagccttcctCTTGTTTACCACGAGGAGAACTCTTCTCTCAGGCAGCCTGGAAATGAGTCCATCCAGCCCGTGGAGAAGGTGGATAAG GTAACGCACAATGAGACAAGTGCTCCCCACTTTTCCGGAACCCTGATCCGGTCCAGTGGCCGGGGAAACGAGATCAGTAAT GAGTGCACGGTCGACAAAGACTGTGAGGGGGACCACTACTGCCAGAATGAGGTGCTCCACTCCAAGTGCCTTCCCTGCAAGGGTGTGCAGGAG CTGTGCACCAGTGATGCGCAGTGTTGCGGGGCTCAGCTCTGCGTGTGGGGCCAGTGTACGGAAAACGCCACCAAGGGTGAGCCAGGCTCCATCTGCCAGCACCAGAGGGACTGTGGGGCAAAGCTGTGCTGCGCGTTTCACAAAG CCCTCCTTCCCCCCGTGTGCATGGCCCGGCCATTGGAACATCAGCGTTGCAGAAGCCACCCAAACCACCTGATGGCGATGCTGAGCTGGGACCAACAGAACGAGGGACCGCTGGAGCAGTGTCCATGTGCCCCAGGGCTGCAGTGTCAGCCGCTTGG ACGAGGCTCCTTGTGCCTCCAACAACAGAGCTCATCCAGTGAAGAGGACCTGATGGAGACCCTCTACTCGGAGATAGATTACATCATTTGA
- the LOC108942229 gene encoding dickkopf-related protein 3-like isoform X1: MYCTNRVNCTCTLSLLYLHCVCSVSAVHLHCVEPVPLRLRCSAQRCSRMSPPKVALKHFALLLLPGLLGALASDTPHTPYTPGAKEDLLLQGTGMLKAEEMQHQLEEDQNQVDNDSSRWTQDTHSLPLVYHEENSSLRQPGNESIQPVEKVDKVTHNETSAPHFSGTLIRSSGRGNEISNECTVDKDCEGDHYCQNEVLHSKCLPCKGVQELCTSDAQCCGAQLCVWGQCTENATKGEPGSICQHQRDCGAKLCCAFHKALLPPVCMARPLEHQRCRSHPNHLMAMLSWDQQNEGPLEQCPCAPGLQCQPLGRGSLCLQQQSSSSEEDLMETLYSEIDYII; encoded by the exons atgTACTGTACCAACAGGGTAAACTGCACCTGCACTCTCTCTTTACTATATTTACACTGTGTCTGCAGTGTATCTGCAGTGCATCTGCATTGTGTCGAACCCGTTCCTTTGCGGCTTCGCTGCAGTGCGCAAAGGTGTTCCAGGATGTCTCCTCCCAAGGTGGCCTTGAAGCACtttgctcttctcctccttccgGGTCTGCTGGGGGCGCTGGCCTCAGATACCCCCCACACCCCGTACACCCCTGGAGCGAAGGAGGATCTGCTGCTCCAGGGGACAGGGATGCTGAAGGCTGAGGAGATGCAGCATCAGCTGGAGGAGGACCAGAACCAG GTGGACAATGACAGCTCAAGGTGGAcccaggacacacacagccttcctCTTGTTTACCACGAGGAGAACTCTTCTCTCAGGCAGCCTGGAAATGAGTCCATCCAGCCCGTGGAGAAGGTGGATAAG GTAACGCACAATGAGACAAGTGCTCCCCACTTTTCCGGAACCCTGATCCGGTCCAGTGGCCGGGGAAACGAGATCAGTAAT GAGTGCACGGTCGACAAAGACTGTGAGGGGGACCACTACTGCCAGAATGAGGTGCTCCACTCCAAGTGCCTTCCCTGCAAGGGTGTGCAGGAG CTGTGCACCAGTGATGCGCAGTGTTGCGGGGCTCAGCTCTGCGTGTGGGGCCAGTGTACGGAAAACGCCACCAAGGGTGAGCCAGGCTCCATCTGCCAGCACCAGAGGGACTGTGGGGCAAAGCTGTGCTGCGCGTTTCACAAAG CCCTCCTTCCCCCCGTGTGCATGGCCCGGCCATTGGAACATCAGCGTTGCAGAAGCCACCCAAACCACCTGATGGCGATGCTGAGCTGGGACCAACAGAACGAGGGACCGCTGGAGCAGTGTCCATGTGCCCCAGGGCTGCAGTGTCAGCCGCTTGG ACGAGGCTCCTTGTGCCTCCAACAACAGAGCTCATCCAGTGAAGAGGACCTGATGGAGACCCTCTACTCGGAGATAGATTACATCATTTGA
- the LOC108942170 gene encoding F-actin-monooxygenase MICAL2-like, which yields MGETETVAGGQAGQLFEELLQASTCKDTLQAFTTLCRQLQLDPLDHRNFYRQLKAKVTFWKAKALWSKLDKRAAQKEYSNAEACRDTKCLVIGGGPCGLRTAIELALLGAKVVVIEKRDTFSRNNVLHLWPYTIHDLRSLGAKKFYGKFCAGALDHISIRQLQLILLKVCLLVAVEVHVNVEFVRLLEPPDDQGLNRGWRAEVRPTDHPVSNFGFDVMIGANGSKGTLSGFRRKEFRGKLAIAITANFINRNTAAEAKVEEISGVAFIFNQKFFQDLKDETGVDLENIVYYKDNTHYFVMTAKKQSLLSKGVILQDYMDTEMLLSSENVSQEALQSYACEAADFGTNYQLPSLDFAMNHHGQPDVAMFDFTCMYASENAALVRQRNRHQLLVALVGDSLLEPFWPMGTGCARGFLAAFDTAWMVRGWAQGRKPLELLAERESLYRLLPQTTPENIIKNFEQYTIDPATRYPNLNSTCVRPHQVRHLFISMELPLEHSASRHLSAKVSRKESEVQPSRLLSWCQKQTRGYVEVLDLSSSWKSGIAFCALIHRFRPDLLDFSSLSEQNSAKNNQLAFDIAECEFGIPPVTTGAEMAASQEPDTLSMVMYLSRFYNLFHGAPPVSGFQKEADENSEAPFSKPLSFPKKRIPKENQKVEDKPSTFKRRRSACWEEASSLSNQNASSERDVRENKVRFMATQLLAKFQENFHSSRVHGQSSSAKELATAPGSSDTCHFCGRRVYVVERLSAEGLFFHRECFRCSACGATLHLGGHAFDSQRGVFYCKAHFPRQGVANGPRGRSSLSHLRQVSVMGTRTAAPNTDLLSHQPPDPEQCSLPKEQEQSKNNRWRLKMRTTLPLFLGKAPARRKADVARSCHDPAKDPQLNQGSTKLLEAAVVPPPQGGTVEQVGPCGTSTPEDMPTSEEPLRDSSHPENKKPSKRKLMLSQSERQRLLEWDLSKPLAQPALERGWRTASLGHHIGWKSRNGPALAPVSVTPPSEAPPTPWQLLTNALRRSFRRSSLVSNVGSMKKPLKTRPLSKGSFSFGSLFGGLSHQGQSSSTSAAPPSTSHPTDAASNTEPDGAESRNLDISSSDSPELPKLLKEISQVARPAGASKDDLASLPPRKLNFFSSLRLRRIGEADKEAAGRQGQDVETILSNLKKKASNQQHLESSESISSNEEETSPSRQQVCLSSHASSERQEKKQQKMIKQQSRREQLKRLHRAQVIQRQLEEVEEKQRALEEKGVALEKQLRGETGEEGGKRGDEPQLLHTWFKLVLEKNKLLRYESELVIFAQELELEETQSQLQQELRIRMDVDDSRKSPKELAEEHEMLSEMTKVVEKRDMLVALLDEQRLKERSEDQDLESLLLNRGYQVHWS from the exons ATGGGTGAGACAGAGACAGTGGCAGGTGGCCAAGCAGGCCAGCTCTTTGAGGAGCTCCTCCAGGCTTCTACTTGCAAAGACACCCTGCAGGCATTCACAACACTCTGCAGGCAGCTGCAACTTGACCCACTGGACCACAGGAACTTCTACAGGCAGCTGAAGGCCAAGGTCACCTTCTGGAAAGCAAAGGCTCTCTGGAGCAAACTGGACAAGAGAGCAGCCCAGAAGGAGTACAGTAATGCAGAAGCCTGCAGAGACACCAAG TGTCTGGTCATCGGTGGGGGCCCATGTGGACTACGGACAGCTATCGAGTTGGCGCTGCTGGGGGCCAAGGTCGTGGTGATTGAGAAAAGGGACACCTTCTCCAGGAACAATGTACTACACCTCTGGCCCTACACCATACATGACCTGCGCAGCCTTGGGGCTAAGAAGTTCTATGGAAAGTTCTGTGCTGGAGCTTTAGATCACATCA GTATTCGTCAGCTCCAACTCATTCTGCTGAAGGTATGTCTACTGGTTGCCGTGGAGGTCCACGTCAATGTGGAGTTTGTCCGGCTCCTGGAACCACCAGATGACCAGGGTCTCAACA GAGGGTGGAGGGCTGAAGTCCGGCCCACAGACCATCCAGTCTCCAACTTTGGCTTTGACGTGATGATAGGAGCAAATGGAAGCAAGGGCACGTTGTCAG GTTTCAGAAGGAAGGAGTTCCGTGGCAAGCTGGCAATTGCCATTACAGCCAACTTCATCAACAGGAACACCGCAGCTGAGGCCAAGGTTGAAGAAATCAGTGGTGTGGCCTTCATCTTCAACCAGAAGTTCTTCCAGGACCTCAAGGATGAAACAG GAGTCGATCTGGAGAACATTGTGTACTACAAGGACAACACGCACTACTTTGTCATGACAGCCAAGAAGCAAAGCCTGCTGAGTAAAGGAGTCATCCTTCAA GACTACATGGACACCGAGATGCTCCTAAGCAGCGAGAATGTGAGCCAAGAGGCCCTGCAGTCATATGCTTGTGAGGCCGCCGACTTTGGCACAAACTACCAGCTCCCTTCTCTGGACTTCGCCATGAACCACCACGGGCAGCCAGACGTGGCCATGTTTGACTTCACGTGCATGTACGCCTCAGAGAATGCGGCCCTGGTGCGCCAGCGTAACAGGCATCAACTGCTCGTGGCCCTGGTGGGGGACAGCTTGCTGGAG CCCTTCTGGCCTATGGGCACTGGCTGTGCGCGAGGCTTTCTGGCTGCCTTTGACACAGCCTGGATGGTGAGGGgctgggcacaaggccggaaACCTCTAGAACTCCTGGCTGAGAG GGAGAGTCTTTATAGGCTGCTGCCTCAGACAACCCCTGAGAACATCATCAAGAACTTTGAGCAGTACACCATCGACCCAGCTACGCGCTACCCCAACCTCAACTCTACTTGCGTCCGTCCACACCAG GTGCGCCACCTGTTCATCAGTATGGAACTGCCTCTGGAGCATTCTGCTTCACGGCACCTGTCAGCCAAGGtttccagaaaag AATCGGAAGTCCAACCGAGCAGATTGCTGAGCTGGTGCCAGAAACAGACCCGAGGCTACGTGGAGGTGTTGGATCTCTCTAGCTCCTGGAAGAGTGGCATTGCATTCTGTGCCCTTATTCATCGCTTCCGGCCTGACCTCCT TGACTTCAGTTCCCTCAGCGAGCAGAATTCAGCCAAGAACAACCAGCTGGCCTTTGACATCGCTGAGTGCGAATTTGGCATCCCACCAGTGACCACGGGGGCCGAGATGGCGGCCAGCCAGGAGCCCGACACCCTCAGCATGGTCATGTACCTCTCCAGGTTCTACAACCTTTTCCATGGAGCTCCACCTGTCTCAG GGTTTCAGAAAGAAGCAGATGAAAACAGCGAAGCTCCATTCTCAAAGCCACTCAGTTTCCCAAAGAAGCGGATCCCAAAG GAAAACCAGAAGGTCGAGGACAAACCTTCCACATTCAAAAGAAGGCGGAGCGCATGTTGGGAAGAG GCGTCCAGCTTGTCCAACCAGAATGCGTCCTCTGAAAGAGACGTGCGAGAGAACAAAGTCCGCTTCATGGCGACGCAGCTTCTGGCCAAGTTTCAGGAGAACTTCCACAGCAGCAGAGTCCATGGGCAG AGTTCCTCGGCAAAGGAGTTGGCCACAGCCCCGGGCAGCAGCGACACGTGCCACTTCTGCGGGCGCCGTGTCTACGTGGTGGAGCGGCTCAGTGCGGAGGGGCTCTTCTTCCACCGCGAGTGCTTCCGCTGCTCCGCCTGCGGCGCCACACTCCACCTGGGAGGCCACGCCTTCGACAGCCAGCGGG gtgtgttttactgtaaggCCCACTTCCCTCGGCAGGGGGTGGCCAACGGGCCCAGAGGCAGGTCATCGTTATCTCACCTTCGGCAG GTCTCTGTCATGGGAACCAGGACAGCAGCCCCCAACACAGACCTCCTATCTCACCAGCCCCCAG ACCCCGAGCAGTGCAGCCTTCCCAAAGAGCAGGAGCAGAGTAAAAACAACCGCTGGAGGTTGAAGATGAGGACTA CTCTCCCTCTGTTCCTGGGGAAGGCTCCTGCTCGCAGAAAGGCCGATGTAGCGAGGAGCTGCCACGACCCAGCGAAAGACCCGCAGCTCAACCAG GGATCCACAAAGCTCTTGGAAGCAGCTGTAGTCCCTCCACCACAAGGGGGTACAGTGGAGCAGGTGGGTCCATGTGGCACCTCCACCCCAGAGGACATGCCCACCAGTGAGGAGCCGCTCAGAGATTCCTCACACCCTGAGAACAAGAAGCCGAGCAAGAGGAAGCTGATGCTCTCCCAGTCCGAAAGGCAGCGCCTCCTGGAGTGGGACTTGAGCAAGCCCTTGGCACAACCAGCTCTGGAAAGAGGGTGGAGAACTGCATCCCTGGGACATCACATTGGTTGGAAGTCCAGGAATGGTCCTGCCCTAGCACCTGTATCGGTTACCCCTCCCTCagaagctcctccaacccccTGGCAGCTGCTCACTAATGCCCTGAGGAGGTCTTTCAGGAGATCAAGCTTGGTGAGCAATGTAGGCTCCATGAAAAAGCCCCTGAAGACCAGGCCTCTATCTAAGGGCTCCTTCAGCTTTGGCTCCCTGTTTGGAGGTCTGAGCCATCAGGGACAGAGCTCCTCCACTAGTGCAGCTCCTCCATCTACATCCCACCCCACTGATGCCGCAAGCAACACCGAACCTGACGGCGCTGAATCTAGGAACCTTGACATCAGCAGCTCTGACAGCCCTGAGCTCCCCAAGTTGCTGAAGGAGATTTCCCAGGTAGCGAGACCTGCAGGGGCATCCAAAGATGACCTCGCTTCCCTGCCGCCCCGGAAGCTGAACTTCTTCTCCTCCCTAAGGCTGAGAAGAATTGGTGAAGCAGACAAGGAGGCAGCTGGCCGCCAAGGGCAGGATGTTGAAACCATCCTGTccaatttgaaaaagaaag catccaaccagcagcaccttgaGTCCAGTGAGTCTATCTCCTCCAACGAGGAGGAGACGTCCCCATCCAGGCAGCAGGTTTGTCTGAGCTCGCAT GCCTCCAGTGAGAGACAGGAAAAGAAGCAACAGAAGATGATCAAACAGCAGAGCAGGAGAGAGCAGCTGAAACGGCTCCACAGGGCGCAG GTCATCCagaggcagctggaggaggtggaggagaagcagCGGGCTCTGGAGGAGAAGGGCGTAGCCCTGGAGAAGCAGCTGAGGGGAGAGACAGGTGAG